Proteins from one Camelina sativa cultivar DH55 chromosome 8, Cs, whole genome shotgun sequence genomic window:
- the LOC104709540 gene encoding nucleolin 1-like: MVLSLLVYKNVNLLRQIKEAPLTSKDASSSDSTDKDSEEVAASSGNTDASTPSQSSVQTIYVEGFGSSLPEDDIKTALSKHFSDCGEITRVFVPTSIVTGAVKGFAYIDLKEDAKKALELNGSIMLGKELVVKTALLMRDSSPGYSGSDRGLGDRFSGRFGRLGGLYVGGRFRGGRCGGLRRCSTC; the protein is encoded by the exons atggTTCTCTCATTActtgtttataaaaatgtaaacctTCTACGACAGATCAAGGAAGCTCCGCTTACTAGCAAGGATGCAAGCAGTTCAGATTCAACAGATAAAGATTCTGAAGAAGTGGCTGCTAGTAGTGGCAATACAGATGCATCCACTCCTTCACAAAGCAG TGTTCAAACGATTTACGTTGAAGGATTCGGCTCTTCGCTTCCGGAGGATGATATCAAGACTGCATTAAGTAAACATTTCAGTGACTGTGGAGAGATCACAAGAGTTTTTGTTCCAACAAGCATTGTAACCGGTGCTGTCAAAGG aTTTGCTTACATTGATCTAAAAGAAGACGCAAAAAAGGCGTTGGAACTTAATGGTAGTATTATGTTGGGAAAGGAACTTGTAGTTAAGACGGCTCTACTGATGAGAGATTCCTCCCCTGGCTATTCTGGTAGTGATCGAGGTCTTGGCGATCGTTTTAGCGGACGTTTTGGCAGGCTTGGCGGACTTTACGTAGGCGGCCGATTTCGCGGTGGCCGTTGTGGAGGTCTTCGCCGGTGTAGCACCTGTTGA